A single genomic interval of Chloracidobacterium validum harbors:
- a CDS encoding Gfo/Idh/MocA family protein, whose amino-acid sequence MVEIGVIGVGALGQHHARLYADLPGVRLMGVCDLRPDVGQAVAQRYGVAYFANWQDLAAQVTAVSVAVPTCDHCALTVALLTQGKHVLVEKPIAVTLAEADQMIAAAEQAGVVLQVGHLERFNPALQSARSLVRTPRFFEIDRLSVFTPRSLDIDVVADVMIHDLDLLRWFVASPVATIHAVGVPALTQKIDIASARIEFADGCVANVTASRVSLEKVRKLRCFHAEGYVSVDCLAQQVTALEVRHASGEQAQPVIAPRSVVVRSDEPLRAELEHFVTCVREKRRPLVDGPAGRAALELALQVTAEIAAHARRAGLAL is encoded by the coding sequence ATGGTGGAGATCGGCGTGATTGGCGTTGGCGCGCTTGGGCAGCACCATGCCCGGCTCTATGCCGACTTGCCTGGCGTGCGACTGATGGGCGTTTGTGACCTCCGTCCCGACGTTGGGCAGGCCGTGGCGCAACGGTATGGGGTCGCATACTTCGCCAACTGGCAAGACCTGGCCGCCCAAGTCACCGCTGTGAGCGTGGCCGTCCCAACCTGCGACCACTGTGCCCTGACGGTGGCGCTGCTAACCCAGGGCAAGCATGTGTTGGTTGAAAAGCCAATTGCCGTCACACTGGCTGAAGCTGACCAAATGATTGCAGCGGCTGAACAAGCCGGCGTCGTGTTGCAGGTCGGTCACCTGGAGCGATTCAACCCGGCCCTTCAGTCCGCTCGCTCACTGGTGCGGACGCCGCGCTTCTTTGAGATTGACCGACTCAGTGTGTTTACTCCCCGGAGCCTGGATATTGATGTCGTTGCCGATGTCATGATTCACGATCTCGATTTACTACGTTGGTTTGTGGCGTCTCCGGTAGCGACCATTCACGCCGTTGGCGTGCCAGCGTTGACGCAAAAGATTGACATTGCCAGCGCGCGCATTGAGTTTGCCGACGGCTGCGTGGCGAATGTCACCGCCAGTCGAGTTTCATTGGAGAAAGTCCGCAAGCTGCGCTGCTTCCATGCCGAGGGCTACGTCTCGGTGGATTGCTTGGCGCAACAGGTGACCGCGTTGGAGGTGCGGCACGCTTCCGGTGAGCAGGCTCAGCCGGTGATTGCCCCGCGCTCAGTTGTGGTGAGGTCGGATGAGCCGCTGCGCGCTGAACTGGAACACTTTGTCACCTGCGTTCGGGAGAAACGGCGTCCGCTGGTGGATGGCCCGGCGGGACGCGCGGCCCTGGAGCTGGCGCTTCAAGTCACAGCCGAAATTGCCGCGCACGCCCGCCGTGCCGGGCTTGCGCTGTAA
- a CDS encoding alpha/beta hydrolase encodes MPPRKKKTRIFLYLKFFIPAIVVAIAVAVGYTVYAVNAITKSNRSLLAIKDFPKKLPDNWGKVVSLTWKDIQINGDSGTLNGWVLIRGAGLPGVIITHGLNGSRADMMDLGYRLWERGYNVLLYDLRAHGESGSLVTTLGASEKKDLLKAIEAFKQVKVPAPKGGGEEQLIDPNKIGLYGVNIGAYASLMVGGEQDAVKAVVADMPYDSVQEFAHLRARELFGFDNFVTNGLLDIGLQINQGGIYDTGSVRSQVANYQSKGKSVAVLVAENQPKSAQQVAVRVSSLFGPPVGERIDVPRSRNIPLAGKEADTYNERVCNFFAQRGFPVTPLPTAASASPSGSSPPDTAGTDSGASAGKDTGKESGK; translated from the coding sequence ATGCCGCCACGTAAAAAAAAGACACGGATTTTTCTCTATCTCAAATTCTTTATTCCAGCCATCGTTGTGGCGATTGCCGTTGCCGTTGGTTACACCGTCTATGCCGTCAACGCCATTACCAAATCCAACCGAAGCCTGCTGGCTATCAAGGATTTCCCCAAAAAACTGCCGGATAACTGGGGAAAAGTCGTTAGCCTGACCTGGAAAGACATACAAATCAACGGTGACAGTGGGACGCTGAATGGATGGGTTCTCATTCGGGGTGCTGGGCTGCCAGGCGTCATCATTACACACGGACTGAATGGGTCGCGCGCGGACATGATGGACTTGGGCTACCGGCTCTGGGAACGAGGCTACAACGTGTTGCTCTATGACCTCCGCGCCCATGGCGAAAGTGGTTCGCTGGTGACGACACTGGGCGCATCAGAAAAAAAAGACCTTTTGAAAGCTATTGAGGCTTTCAAGCAGGTGAAGGTGCCGGCCCCGAAAGGCGGTGGCGAGGAGCAGTTGATCGATCCGAATAAAATTGGCCTCTATGGCGTGAATATCGGTGCTTATGCGTCTTTGATGGTTGGTGGCGAGCAGGACGCGGTCAAGGCCGTGGTGGCGGACATGCCCTATGACTCAGTGCAGGAATTCGCCCACCTGCGCGCCCGCGAGCTGTTTGGTTTCGATAACTTTGTCACCAACGGACTGCTCGACATCGGCTTGCAGATCAATCAGGGCGGGATTTACGACACTGGCTCGGTGCGGAGTCAAGTGGCGAACTACCAGAGCAAGGGGAAAAGCGTCGCTGTTTTGGTTGCCGAAAATCAGCCGAAATCAGCCCAGCAAGTTGCAGTCAGGGTGTCATCACTGTTTGGGCCACCGGTTGGCGAGCGGATTGATGTTCCCAGGTCGCGTAATATCCCGCTCGCCGGGAAAGAAGCCGATACTTACAATGAGCGAGTTTGCAACTTTTTTGCGCAACGCGGATTTCCTGTGACCCCGTTGCCAACGGCTGCGTCCGCATCGCCATCGGGCAGCAGCCCGCCTGACACGGCTGGAACAGACAGTGGCGCAAGCGCTGGCAAAGACACCGGGAAAGAGTCTGGCAAGTAG